A stretch of Myxocyprinus asiaticus isolate MX2 ecotype Aquarium Trade chromosome 42, UBuf_Myxa_2, whole genome shotgun sequence DNA encodes these proteins:
- the LOC127432542 gene encoding beta-centractin, with protein MESYDIIANQPVVIDNGSGVIKAGFAGDQIPKYCFPNYVGRPKHVRVMAGALEGDLFIGPKAEEHRGLLSVRYPMEHGIVKDWNDMERIWQYVYSKEQLQTFSEEHPVLLTEAPLNPSKNRERAAEVFFETFNVPALFISMQAVLSLYATGRTTGVVLDAGDGVTHAVPIYEGFAIPHSIMRVDIAGRDVSRYLRLLLRKEGYDFHTSAEFEVVRTIKERACYLSLNPQKDETLETEKAQYTLPDGSTLDIGPARFRAPELLFRPDLIGDESEGIHEVLAFAIQKSDMDLRRTLFSNIVLSGGSTLLKGFGDRLLSEVKKLAPKDVKIKISAPQERLYSTWIGGSILASLDTFKKMWVSKKEYEEDRARAIHRKTF; from the exons ATGGAGTCGTATGATATTATAGCCAACCAGCCGGTTGTGATTGATAAT GGTTCTGGTGTTATTAAGGCTGGCTTTGCAGGAGATCAGATCCCCAAATACTGTTTCCCAAATTA tgttggGCGACCCAAACATGTTCGGGTGATGGCTGGTGCCCTTGAGGGTGATCTCTTTATTGGACCTAAAGCAGAG GAACACAGGGGACTGCTGTCTGTGCGGTATCCTATGGAACACGGTATTGTGAAGGACTGGAATGATATGGAGCGCATCTGGCAGTATGTGTACTCAAAGGAACAGCTGCAGACCTTCTCTGAGGAG CATCCTGTACTACTGACTGAAGCACCACTGAATCCCAGTAAAAACCGTGAACGGGCGGCAGAGGTTTTCTTCGAGACATTCAACGTACCAGCGCTGTTCATCTCCATGCAGGCAGTGCTCAGTTT ATATGCCACAGGCAGAACCACAGGTGTGGTCCTGGATGCTGGTGATGGGGTGACACACGCTGTCCCCATATACGAAGGATTCGCTATCCCACATTCCATCATGCGAGTGGATATTGCTGGACGCGACGTCTCCAGATACCTCCGCCTGCTTCTGCGCAAGGAAGGCTATGATTTCCACACTTCTGCAGAGTTTGAGGTGGTGCGCACCATCAAAGAG AGAGCCTGCTACCTTTCCCTCAACCCTCAGAAGGATGAAACTTTAGAAACAGAAAAAGCACAATACACTCTTCCTGATGGAAGCACTTTAGAT ATTGGCCCAGCGAGGTTCAGGGCTCCTGAGCTTCTTTTCAGGCCTGATTTAATTGGAGATGAGAGTGAGGGCATTCATGAGGTGTTGGCTTTCGCCATTCAGAAGTCAGACATGGATCTGCGACGCACCCTTTTCTCAAACATAGTGCTGTCTGGTGGCTCAACTCTCCTCAAAG GTTTTGGAGACAGGTTGTTAAGTGAAGTGAAGAAACTCGCACCCAAAGATGTTAAAATTAAG ATATCGGCACCACAGGAGAGACTTTATTCCACATGGATTGG GGGATCAATCCTAGCATCTCTCGACACCTTTAAGAAGATGTGGGTCTCCAAGAAGGAATACGAGGAAGATCGCGCCCGTGCCATCCACAGGAAGACATTTTAA